One Rhinolophus sinicus isolate RSC01 linkage group LG06, ASM3656204v1, whole genome shotgun sequence DNA window includes the following coding sequences:
- the LY86 gene encoding lymphocyte antigen 86 isoform X2, with protein sequence MWPCEGKATAEAPCGTEDTGDVRQSLRCPRSQPLHHKTDPLQDFGLSVEQCSKYLKPNLNIRFGIILREDIKELFLDVNLLTKGASILSYSYAVCEEDLPKFSFCGRRKGVAGSMLPKPISFLKNFLRPASSHCSAALESGGLSPGWWFSNLTLPQPHLDTLFNHRLVDPAPVCNSVPLERSLRISFLTSPQVRLMMLGQRPHSENH encoded by the exons ATGTGGCCGTGTGAGGGCAAAGCCACAGCAGAAGCTCCCTGTGGCACTGAGGACACTGGAGACGTGAGGCAGTCTCTTCGCTGCCCTAGATCTCAGCCTCTTCATCACAAAACAG ATCCGTTACAAGATTTTGGCTTGTCTGTTGAACAGTgttccaaatatttaaaaccaaatctCAACATTAGATTTGGAATCATTCTGA gAGAGGACATCAAAGAGTTGTTTCTTGACGTAAATCTCCTCACTAAAGGagcatccattttgagttattccTATGCTGTCTGTGAAGAGGATCTACCCAAGTTTTCTTTCTGCgggagaaggaaagggg TTGCAGGCAGCATGTTACCAAAACCAATATCATTCTTAAAGAATTTTCTTCGGCCTGCCTCCTCACACTGCAGTGCTGCCCTGGAGAGTGGGGGCCTTAGCCCAGgctggtggttctcaaacttgaccTTGCCTCAGCCTCACCTGGACACCTTGTTCAACCACAGACTGGTGGACCCAGCCCCAGTTTGCAATTCAGTACCTCTGGAGAGGAGCCTGAGGATTTCCTTTCTTACAAGTCCCCAGGTAAGGCTGATGATGCTGGGCCAGagaccacactctgagaaccactAG